The genome window ACCATCCCGACTTTCCGCGGGAAGGGCTATGCGGGCACGGTCGTCGAGGGTGCCGTCGCCGACATCGAATCGCGGGGCGATCGCAAGGTCGACGCCGTGTGCTGGTACGTCTCCGACTGGTTCTCCGCGCACCCCGAGCACGCCTCTCTGCTGCGGTCGCGTTGAGGCCGGGCCGTGTGACGCTCTGTTACACGTCACGTCCCGACAGGATGAAGGAATGAAACTCGCAGAGGCCCTCACCGCCCGCGCCGATCTGCAGCGTCGCATCGAGCAGCTTCGCGCGCGCATCACGGCGAATGCCAGGTATCAGGAGGGGGAGGAGCCGGCAGAGGACGCAGCGGCCCTCCTTGTCGAGGCCGATGCCGCACTCGCGCAGCTGCGCGATCTGATCCGGCGGATCAACGCGACCAACTCCCGGCTCGACCTGGGTGCGGACGGAACGATGACGGATGCGCTCGCCGCCCGCGACGTGCTCCGTCTGCAGCACTCGCTGCTGGCGGATGCCGCCGCCGCGGCATCCGGGGCGAACGACCAGTTCCTCCGACAGATGAGATCTGAGCTGCGGCAGATCTCCGCGCTCCCCGTGGCTGCCCTGCGCTCGCGCGCGGACGCCGTCGCGCAGGACCTGCGCGAACTCGACAATCGGATCCAGCAGGCGAACTGGCTGCACGACCTGAAGGAGTAGCGAGCGGAAGTCGGTAGTCACGACGAGGCGGGCACACCCCCAGCCGGAGGGGCAATTCCGGCACATGTCGGGCGGAGGGCAGCCCAGATTCGCATCGCGCAGCCCCGCACCCCGCACATGTGACCGCGCATCGCGCATGTCGCATCACCACGTGCCGATCATCGTGACGAGGGTGGGTCAGGGGACCTTCCGCACTCGCATGACCCCACGTCGGGTAATATGGATCCTCTGCTCAGCCCCGTCGGCTGAGGTGGTCAGACGCTCTGAGCGCGCTGGTCCGAGGCTCGAAACCTCCGGCATCGTCCCCGACACCGGAGGTTCTTCCATGTCATCGTCCTTGCGCGCCCGCCCCCAGACCAAGTGGTGGGCGCTCGCCGTCATCTCTCTCACCCAGCTGATCGTCGTCCTCGACGGCACCATCGTCAGCATCGCCCTCCCGCGAGCCCAGGCCGATCTCGGCCTCAGCGACGGCCAGCGCCAGTGGGTCGTCACCGCCTACGCCCTCGCGTTCGGCGCGCTGCTGCTGCTCGGCGGTCGCATCGCCGACTATCTCGGCCGCAAGCGCACCTTCATGATCGGCATGGTCGGGTTCGGCGCGGCATCCCTCTTCGGCGGACTTGCACAGCAGGGATGGGAGCTCGTCCTCGCGCGCGGTCTGCAGGGCGTCTTCGCGGCACTCCTCGCCCCGGCGGCGCTCGCTCTGCTGACCGTCACCTTCCCGTCCGGACGCGAGCGCAACAAGGCGTTCGCGGTCTTCGGAACGGTCGCCGGAACCGGAGCTGCGATCGGCCTCCTGCTGGGCGGATTCCTCACCGAGTTCACCGACTGGCGCTGGTGTCTGCTGGTCAACCTCTTCTTCGTCGTCGTCGGTCTCGTCGGCGGCGCGCTCTTCCTCACCGAGAGCCGCGCCGAGGGCGACAACCGGTACGACGTCTGGGGTGCGATCACCGTGACCCTGGGTCTCGGAGCTCTCGTCTACGGATTCAGCCTCGCGGAGAACGGCTGGGGCGACCCTCTGACGATCACGTTCCTCGCGCTCGGAGTGGTGCTGCTCGGCGTGTTCGTGTGGATCGAGAGTCGGGTCGCGCAGCCGCTGCTGCCGCTGCGTGTGGTGGCGGACCGCGTGCGCGGCGGTGCGTTCCTGATCCAGGGAGTCGCAGGAGCGATCATGATCGGCGCGACGCTCTATCTGACCTTCCACCTCCAGTTCGTGCTCGGCATGGGTGCGCTCCCGGCGGGGGCCGCGACGCTTCCGCTCCCGATCGCCACGATGATCATCGCCCCCATCGCGACGAAGCTCCTCACCGTGATCGGCCCGCGTCCGATGCTCATCGTGGGTCCGTTGATCGCTGCGGCCGGCCTCTTCCTGCTGTCGGGAATCACCCCGGACGGGGCGTACATCGTGCAGATCGCCCCGGCGCTCGTGCTCCTCGGAGTCGGAATGGGCTTCGTCTTCATCCCGCTGCAGAACCTCGCGCTGACGGGGGTCGCCCCGCACGATGCGGGCGTCGCATCGGCCGTCGCCAACTCCTCGATGCAGATCGGCG of Microbacterium sp. LWH13-1.2 contains these proteins:
- a CDS encoding GNAT family N-acetyltransferase; protein product: MRDGQLVSVLDYRDDGHTIALTRAFTIPTFRGKGYAGTVVEGAVADIESRGDRKVDAVCWYVSDWFSAHPEHASLLRSR
- a CDS encoding DIP1984 family protein, whose translation is MKLAEALTARADLQRRIEQLRARITANARYQEGEEPAEDAAALLVEADAALAQLRDLIRRINATNSRLDLGADGTMTDALAARDVLRLQHSLLADAAAAASGANDQFLRQMRSELRQISALPVAALRSRADAVAQDLRELDNRIQQANWLHDLKE
- a CDS encoding MFS transporter, which translates into the protein MSSSLRARPQTKWWALAVISLTQLIVVLDGTIVSIALPRAQADLGLSDGQRQWVVTAYALAFGALLLLGGRIADYLGRKRTFMIGMVGFGAASLFGGLAQQGWELVLARGLQGVFAALLAPAALALLTVTFPSGRERNKAFAVFGTVAGTGAAIGLLLGGFLTEFTDWRWCLLVNLFFVVVGLVGGALFLTESRAEGDNRYDVWGAITVTLGLGALVYGFSLAENGWGDPLTITFLALGVVLLGVFVWIESRVAQPLLPLRVVADRVRGGAFLIQGVAGAIMIGATLYLTFHLQFVLGMGALPAGAATLPLPIATMIIAPIATKLLTVIGPRPMLIVGPLIAAAGLFLLSGITPDGAYIVQIAPALVLLGVGMGFVFIPLQNLALTGVAPHDAGVASAVANSSMQIGGSIGLSVFTAVYAASVGGRPQAELSDWQLTDAYGWIFIVASILMVAAAVIAAVMVRGTKDELMPTHPGMAVGAH